One region of Alosa sapidissima isolate fAloSap1 chromosome 1, fAloSap1.pri, whole genome shotgun sequence genomic DNA includes:
- the LOC121722319 gene encoding scrapie-responsive protein 1-like — protein sequence MKAVLIAALLLLGLYNSHAVSLNRWSCNKKVLKDKNCHDIASGMGQMRPIDSLQNHFWEGKKCDVVCYCNFRELLCCPRDMFFGPKISFVIPCKDA from the exons ATGAAAGCAGTGCTTATTGCTGCACTGCTTTTGCTTGGACTGTACAACAGTCATGCAGTATCCTTGAATCGCTGGTCTTGCAACAAAAAAGTCCTTAAGGACAAAAATTGTCATGACATTGCCAGCGGCATGGGGCAGATGAGACCAATTGATTCCCTTCAGAACCATTTCTGGGAGGGAAAGAAATGTGATGTGGTCTGCTACTGCAACTTCAGGGAGCTTCTCTGTTGTCCCAG GGACATGTTCTTTGGGCCAAAAATCTCGTTtgtgattccatgcaaagacGCCTGA